CCGTGGCGCGGATGACTGGCGCTGGCTGATGTACGACACTGTGCGCGGTAGCGACTGGCTGGGCGATCAGGATTCCATCGAACTCCTCGCCCGCCACGCCCAGCAGGCCGTGCTGGAGCTGGAACACTGGGGCATGCCCTTCACGCGCGATGAAAATGGCAAAATCTACCAGCGCGCCTATGGCGGCCAATCCACCCATTTCGGCAAAGGCGAGCTGGCCTACCGCGCCTGCGCCGCCGCCGACCGCACCGGCCATGCCATGCTCCACAGCATGATGGGCCAGGCATTGAAGGCAGGCCTTACTCTGCTGGAGGAATGGTTCGTCACCGACCTGCTGATGGACGAGGAAGGCGGCTGCTGCGGTGTGCTGGCCTGGGACCTCAACAACGGCGAAATCTGGCAGCTGCTCGCCCCCGTGGTCATCATCGCCACCGGCGGCTTCGGGCAGACCTATTCGCACACCACCTCATCGAGCATCTGCACAGGCGACGGCAACGCCATGGTGCTGCGCGCGGGCCTGCCGCTGCAGGACATGGAATTCATCCAGTTCCACCCCACCGGCCTTTACGGCACCGGCTGCCTCATCACCGAAGGCGCGCGCGGGGAGGGCGGCTACCTGCTCAACGGCATGGGCGAACGCTTCATGGAACGCTACGCCCCCCAATACCGCGACCTTGCCTCGCGCGATGTCATCAGCC
The genomic region above belongs to bacterium and contains:
- a CDS encoding FAD-binding protein encodes the protein MRAALSCRELGLKTICVSKVKATQSHTVAAQGGINAPLGNRGADDWRWLMYDTVRGSDWLGDQDSIELLARHAQQAVLELEHWGMPFTRDENGKIYQRAYGGQSTHFGKGELAYRACAAADRTGHAMLHSMMGQALKAGLTLLEEWFVTDLLMDEEGGCCGVLAWDLNNGEIWQLLAPVVIIATGGFGQTYSHTTSSSICTGDGNAMVLRAGLPLQDMEFIQFHPTGLYGTGCLITEGARGEGGYLLNGMGERFMERYAPQYRDLASRDVIS